The following are from one region of the Syngnathus acus chromosome 10, fSynAcu1.2, whole genome shotgun sequence genome:
- the elp5 gene encoding elongator complex protein 5 isoform X1, producing the protein MITIFSICSTMLHDLLQGIDPGGFLIIQDSCCSSGRRLLWSIIKAALNRTEAVHVLSFEVSEDELKNGLKGSPIERLHFHNAYDDPLGWTGHAAFTVDQFCVERVTQLVEQSSQVKPAVLIIDSLSWILRHVSPSAVCRTLQQLNNGGSVGNIIGLLHSDMHPRGMVGSLCHSATSLINVVTGPRGDHAKITKRLKSGKVLQDEEVFSIKDDLTVVGQSKFSLAEPQEQRADPTANLTFNLRLSDSQREAKENLALPFVFSKEKKAALLHTGSGRIVYEPDANDDYDQEDPDDDLDV; encoded by the exons ATGATAACTATCTTTAGCATTTGTAGCACCATGCTGCACGACTTGCTACAAGGAATTGACCCTGGAGGCTTTCTTATCATACAAG ATTCCTGTTGTTCTTCTGGCCGACGACTTCTATGGAGCATCATCAAGGCTGCATTGAACAG GACGGAAGCAGTCCATGTCCTCAGCTTTGAAGTCAGCGAGGATGAGCTGAAGAATGGCTTGAAAGGATCACCGATTGAAAG GCTCCACTTTCACAACGCTTACGACGACCCCTTGGGCTGGACCGGACACGCCGCCTTTACGGTGGACCAGTTCTGCGTGGAGAGAGTCACGCAGCTCGTCGAGCAGTCCTCTCAAGTGAAGCCGGCAGTTTTAATCATTGACTCACTCTCGTGGATCCTGAGACATGTTAGCCCGTCTGCGGTCTGCAGGACTTTGCAACAACTTAACAATG GTGGATCTGTGGGAAACATCATCGGTCTCCTCCATTCCGATATGCACCCGCGAGGTATGGTGGGCAGCCTGTGCCACTCGGCTACGTCACTCATCAACGTTGTGACGGGACCGAGAGGAGACCATGCAAAGATAACCAAGCGCTTGAAGTCAGGAAAGGTTTTGCAAGAT GAGGAGGTGTTCTCCATCAAAGATGACCTGACGGTGGTTGGACAGAGCAAATTCAGTTTGGCCGAGCCACAAGAACAGAGG GCAGACCCAACAGCAAATTTGACTTTCAACCTACGCTTGTCCGACAGCCAGCGAGAGGCTAAGGAGAACCTAGCGCTGCCCTTTGTCTTCAGTAAAGAGAA AAAAGCAGCACTTCTCCACACCGGTTCAGGGAGAATTGTGTACGAGCCCGACGCAAACGACGACTACGACCAGGAGGATCCCGATGACGATCTTGACGTGTGA
- the elp5 gene encoding elongator complex protein 5 isoform X2, translated as MITIFSICSTMLHDLLQGIDPGGFLIIQDSCCSSGRRLLWSIIKAALNRTEAVHVLSFEVSEDELKNGLKGSPIERLHFHNAYDDPLGWTGHAAFTVDQFCVERVTQLVEQSSQVKPAVLIIDSLSWILRHVSPSAVCRTLQQLNNGGSVGNIIGLLHSDMHPRGMVGSLCHSATSLINVVTGPRGDHAKITKRLKSGKVLQDADPTANLTFNLRLSDSQREAKENLALPFVFSKEKKAALLHTGSGRIVYEPDANDDYDQEDPDDDLDV; from the exons ATGATAACTATCTTTAGCATTTGTAGCACCATGCTGCACGACTTGCTACAAGGAATTGACCCTGGAGGCTTTCTTATCATACAAG ATTCCTGTTGTTCTTCTGGCCGACGACTTCTATGGAGCATCATCAAGGCTGCATTGAACAG GACGGAAGCAGTCCATGTCCTCAGCTTTGAAGTCAGCGAGGATGAGCTGAAGAATGGCTTGAAAGGATCACCGATTGAAAG GCTCCACTTTCACAACGCTTACGACGACCCCTTGGGCTGGACCGGACACGCCGCCTTTACGGTGGACCAGTTCTGCGTGGAGAGAGTCACGCAGCTCGTCGAGCAGTCCTCTCAAGTGAAGCCGGCAGTTTTAATCATTGACTCACTCTCGTGGATCCTGAGACATGTTAGCCCGTCTGCGGTCTGCAGGACTTTGCAACAACTTAACAATG GTGGATCTGTGGGAAACATCATCGGTCTCCTCCATTCCGATATGCACCCGCGAGGTATGGTGGGCAGCCTGTGCCACTCGGCTACGTCACTCATCAACGTTGTGACGGGACCGAGAGGAGACCATGCAAAGATAACCAAGCGCTTGAAGTCAGGAAAGGTTTTGCAAGAT GCAGACCCAACAGCAAATTTGACTTTCAACCTACGCTTGTCCGACAGCCAGCGAGAGGCTAAGGAGAACCTAGCGCTGCCCTTTGTCTTCAGTAAAGAGAA AAAAGCAGCACTTCTCCACACCGGTTCAGGGAGAATTGTGTACGAGCCCGACGCAAACGACGACTACGACCAGGAGGATCCCGATGACGATCTTGACGTGTGA
- the LOC119129467 gene encoding CTD nuclear envelope phosphatase 1A, which produces MLKTRQCLLGIRTFLGVTSRIWGFFMYILRKHLRTIIQYQTVRYDTLPLSPISRNRLNGVKRKILVLDLDETLIHSHHDGVLRPTVRPGTPPDFILKVVIDKHPVRFFVHKRPHVDFFLEVVSQWYELVVFTASMEIYGSAVADKLDNNRNILRRRYYRQHCTLDLGFYIKDLSVVHDDLSSIVILDNSPGAYRSHPDNAIPIKSWFSDPSDTALLNLLPMLDALRFTADVRSVLSRNLHQHRHW; this is translated from the exons ATGCTGAAGACCCGCCAGTGTTTACTCGGCATCCGCACTTTTCTCGGCGTCACGTCCAGAATATGGGGCTTCTTCATGTACATCCTTAGGAAGCACCTGCGAACG ATCATCCAGTATCAGACTGTGCGATACGACACTTTGCCTCTGTCGCCTATCTCCCGAAACAGACTAA ATGGGGTCAAGAGGAAGATTCTGGTGCTGGACCTAGACGAGACCCTTATCCACTCTCACCACGACGGGGTCTTGAGGCCCACGGTGAGGCCAGGAACGCCGCCTGACTTCATCCTCAAA GTCGTCATTGACAAGCACCCGGTGCGATTCTTCGTACATAAAAGGCCACATGTGGACTTCTTTTTAGAAGTG GTGAGCCAGTGGTACGAGCTGGTGGTGTTCACAGCCAGCATGGAGATCTACGGCTCAGCAGTGGCCGACAAGTTAGACAACAATAGGAACATTCTCAGACGCAGATATTACAGACAG CATTGTACATTGGATTTAGGTTTTTATATCAAAGATCTGTCGGTCGTACACGACGATCTGTCCAGTATTGTCATCCTTGACAATTCCCCCGGTGCTTATCGAAGCCATCCAG ATAATGCAATACCTATCAAGTCCTGGTTCAGTGACCCCAGTGACACCGCACTTCTTAACTTGCTGCCTATGCTGGATGCGTTAAG GTTCACCGCCGATGTTCGCTCCGTCCTCAGTCGAAACCTCCATCAGCATCGGCATTGGTGA